Proteins found in one Hippopotamus amphibius kiboko isolate mHipAmp2 chromosome 12, mHipAmp2.hap2, whole genome shotgun sequence genomic segment:
- the TSFM gene encoding elongation factor Ts, mitochondrial isoform X1, producing the protein MALLRALRRCPVPRAQSCPGGGPGAGPAAPSLQAGPLLLRLPPPGPAFHAGRWLSSSAASKELLMKLRRQTGYSFVNCKKALETCGGDLTQAESWLHKQAQKEGWSKAARLHGRKTKEGLIGLVQEGNTTVLVEVNCETDFVSRNLKFQQLVQQVALGTLLHCQSLKDQLSTYSKGFLSSSELSELQAGPEREGSLKDQLALAIGKLGENMTLKRAAWVKVPAGFYVGSYVHGAAHSPSLHNLVLGKYGALVVCETAEQKANLEDLGRRLGQHVVGMAPLSVGSLDDEPGGEAETRMLAQPYLLDPSITLGQYVQPRGVSVVDFVRFECGEGEEAAEAE; encoded by the exons ATGGCGCTGCTGCGGGCGCTGCGCCGCTGCCCGGTTCCGCGGGCCCAGAGCTGCCCGGGGGGGGGCCCCGGCGCCGGCCCCGCCGCGCCTTCGCTGCAG gCGGGGCCCCTCCTGCTTCGGCTGCCCCCGCCGGGGCCTGCGTTTCATGCCGGGCGCTGGCTGTCCTCCTCGGCTGCCAGCAAGGAGCTCCTGATGAAGCTGCGGCGGCAGACGGGCTACTCCTTTGTAAATTGCAAGAAAGCTCTGGAGACGTGCGGCGGGGATCTCACACAG GCAGAGAGCTGGCTCCACAAGCAGGCCCAGAAGGAAGGCTGGAGTAAAGCTGCCAGGCTCCATGGCAGGAAGACCAAAGAGGGTCTGATTGGGCTGGTGCAGGAAGGCAACACAACTGTGTTAGTAGAG GTGAACTGTGAGACAGATTTTGtttccagaaatttaaaatttcaacagTTGGTCCAGCAAGTAGCCCTGGGAACCCTGTTGCATTGTCAGAGCCTGAAGGATCAGCTCTCCACATACAGTAAA GGCTTCTTGAGTTCCTCTGAGCTCTCTGAACTTCAAGCTGGGCCTGAGAGAGAAGGCTCTCTCAAGGATCAGCTGGCCTTAGCAATTG ggaaactgggagaaaacatGACTCTTAAACGAGCTGCGTGGGTGAAGGTGCCAGCTGGGTTCTATGTTGGCTCTTACGTCCACGGGGCGGCACACAGTCCCTCGCTGCACAACCTGGTGCTGGGGAAGTACGGGGCCCTGGTCGTCTGCGAGACGGCTGAGCAGAAAGCAAACCTCGAAGACCTCGGCCGCCGCCTTGGGCAGCACGTGGTGGGCATGGCTCCTCTCTCTGTGGGCTCCCTGGACGACGAGCCGGGGGGAGAGGCAGAAACCAGAATGCTGGCGCAGCCATACTTGCTGGACCCCTCCATCACGCTGGGCCAGTACGTGCAGCCCCGGGGGGTGTCTGTCGTAGACTTTGTGCGGTTTGAATGTGGGGAAGGCGAAGAGGCAGCAGAGGCTGAATAG
- the TSFM gene encoding elongation factor Ts, mitochondrial isoform X2 produces the protein MKLRRQTGYSFVNCKKALETCGGDLTQAESWLHKQAQKEGWSKAARLHGRKTKEGLIGLVQEGNTTVLVEVNCETDFVSRNLKFQQLVQQVALGTLLHCQSLKDQLSTYSKGFLSSSELSELQAGPEREGSLKDQLALAIGKLGENMTLKRAAWVKVPAGFYVGSYVHGAAHSPSLHNLVLGKYGALVVCETAEQKANLEDLGRRLGQHVVGMAPLSVGSLDDEPGGEAETRMLAQPYLLDPSITLGQYVQPRGVSVVDFVRFECGEGEEAAEAE, from the exons ATGAAGCTGCGGCGGCAGACGGGCTACTCCTTTGTAAATTGCAAGAAAGCTCTGGAGACGTGCGGCGGGGATCTCACACAG GCAGAGAGCTGGCTCCACAAGCAGGCCCAGAAGGAAGGCTGGAGTAAAGCTGCCAGGCTCCATGGCAGGAAGACCAAAGAGGGTCTGATTGGGCTGGTGCAGGAAGGCAACACAACTGTGTTAGTAGAG GTGAACTGTGAGACAGATTTTGtttccagaaatttaaaatttcaacagTTGGTCCAGCAAGTAGCCCTGGGAACCCTGTTGCATTGTCAGAGCCTGAAGGATCAGCTCTCCACATACAGTAAA GGCTTCTTGAGTTCCTCTGAGCTCTCTGAACTTCAAGCTGGGCCTGAGAGAGAAGGCTCTCTCAAGGATCAGCTGGCCTTAGCAATTG ggaaactgggagaaaacatGACTCTTAAACGAGCTGCGTGGGTGAAGGTGCCAGCTGGGTTCTATGTTGGCTCTTACGTCCACGGGGCGGCACACAGTCCCTCGCTGCACAACCTGGTGCTGGGGAAGTACGGGGCCCTGGTCGTCTGCGAGACGGCTGAGCAGAAAGCAAACCTCGAAGACCTCGGCCGCCGCCTTGGGCAGCACGTGGTGGGCATGGCTCCTCTCTCTGTGGGCTCCCTGGACGACGAGCCGGGGGGAGAGGCAGAAACCAGAATGCTGGCGCAGCCATACTTGCTGGACCCCTCCATCACGCTGGGCCAGTACGTGCAGCCCCGGGGGGTGTCTGTCGTAGACTTTGTGCGGTTTGAATGTGGGGAAGGCGAAGAGGCAGCAGAGGCTGAATAG